A DNA window from Biomphalaria glabrata unplaced genomic scaffold, xgBioGlab47.1 scaffold_19, whole genome shotgun sequence contains the following coding sequences:
- the LOC129924201 gene encoding uncharacterized protein LOC129924201 isoform X2 — MNHLENHDSQLTAKEEELQRVNMTRQKFEKNNKVLQAMLKHTEVCEQKAPEVPNFQVIKKIELAYSHKMKEFERSIFGKDKKVAELLFEVAKLKEELLLARETHVSVLKDRNCNKMGAAEAFQELLSAVPMQGGAIGEPGERKSSSEKNGSVRGRALIKETKMPEINEQSWRSKKK, encoded by the exons ATGAATCACTTAGAG AATCATGACTCTCAGCTGACAGCCAAAGAAGAAGAACTGCAAAGAGTGAACATGACTCGTCAG aaatttgaaaaaaacaacaaagttttaCAAGCTATGTTGAAGCACACAGAAG tttgtgagcaGAAAGCTCCTGAAGTGCCAAATTTTCAAGTTATTAAGAAAATTGAATTAGCCTATAGCCACAAGATGAAAGAGTTTGAGAGGTCAATCTTTGGCAAAGAT AAAAAAGTAGCTGAGTTATTATTTGAAGTAGCAAAATTAAAAGAGGAACTTCTCCTTGCCAGGGAAACACATGTATCTGTTTTAAAAGACAGGAAT tgCAATAAAATGGGTGCTGCTGAGGCATTTCAAGAATTACTGAGTGCTGTGCCTATGCAAGGAGGTGCTATTGGTGAGCCTGGAGAGAGAAAGTCATCTTCAGAAAAAAATGGCTCAGTTAGAG GAAGAGCtctaataaaagaaacaaaaatgccagaaataaatgaacaatcttggagaagtaaaaaaaagtga
- the LOC129924201 gene encoding uncharacterized protein LOC129924201 isoform X1, whose translation MNHLENHDSQLTAKEEELQRVNMTRQKFEKNNKVLQAMLKHTEVCEQKAPEVPNFQVIKKIELAYSHKMKEFERSIFGKDKKVAELLFEVAKLKEELLLARETHVSVLKDRNCNKMGAAEAFQELLSAVPMQGGAIGEPGERKSSSEKNGSVRGNYAQNSNALHFIYLYFTTHTDYITQLYHQKMDNKD comes from the exons ATGAATCACTTAGAG AATCATGACTCTCAGCTGACAGCCAAAGAAGAAGAACTGCAAAGAGTGAACATGACTCGTCAG aaatttgaaaaaaacaacaaagttttaCAAGCTATGTTGAAGCACACAGAAG tttgtgagcaGAAAGCTCCTGAAGTGCCAAATTTTCAAGTTATTAAGAAAATTGAATTAGCCTATAGCCACAAGATGAAAGAGTTTGAGAGGTCAATCTTTGGCAAAGAT AAAAAAGTAGCTGAGTTATTATTTGAAGTAGCAAAATTAAAAGAGGAACTTCTCCTTGCCAGGGAAACACATGTATCTGTTTTAAAAGACAGGAAT tgCAATAAAATGGGTGCTGCTGAGGCATTTCAAGAATTACTGAGTGCTGTGCCTATGCAAGGAGGTGCTATTGGTGAGCCTGGAGAGAGAAAGTCATCTTCAGAAAAAAATGGCTCAGTTAGAGGTAATTATGCCCAGAATAGTAATGCTTTacactttatatatttatatttcactaCACACACAGATTATATCACCCAATTATATCATCAAAAAATGGACAACAAAGATTAA